From a region of the Qipengyuania spongiae genome:
- the glyS gene encoding glycine--tRNA ligase subunit beta: MSGPETLNDFLLELRSEEIPARMQAGARAELEKLFRREMDAAGVSATQIAVWSTPRRLALIARGLPEATDAVSEELKGPPVGAPDQAIEGFCRKAGVERSALEERDVKGRATWFAVKDIPGRATRDLLAAAIPAIIRDFSWPRSMRWGVASVSTESLRWVRPLSGIVALLGDEVIECEVHGVTSGAVTLGHRFHHSGDITIGNAGDYAMKLRAAHVIVDHEERAELIRKGAHQVAEEAGLALVEDEGLVVENAGLTEWPIPLLGRFEESFLEVPPEVIQLTARVNQKYFVCEGAGGKLANAFICTANIEAADGGAAIVDGNRKVLAARLSDARFFWDVDRKKTLAQHAEGLARITFHEKLGTVADKVERVAKLARWLVEEGIVKPSPLQGRGLGEGADTAISASDVPLSPEGEREWLAELAEQAARLAKADLVTEMVGEFPELQGLMGGYYARAEGLPDEVADAIRDHYKPVGQGDDVPTAPVTVAVSLADKLDTLISFFAIGEKPTGSKDPFALRRAAIGVLLMVASTGFRIPLYSVVDRTNPTASSDERNPMYNGFVAFLADRLKVQQREAGVRHDLIDAVFALGGEDDLVRLLARVKALQTFVATEDGANLLAGYKRAANILKKEDWHGIEGEIPQTGEEDPLVMVDDPELRAVVDAKMAERGAKPLSYTPEPAEKDLIDALDASEPKAEAAIAAEDFASAMSALASLRAPIDAFFDNVTVNDPDPARRQARLALLARFRDAVHEVADFSRIEG, encoded by the coding sequence ATGAGCGGCCCAGAAACTCTGAATGACTTCCTCCTCGAACTGCGCAGCGAGGAAATTCCCGCCCGGATGCAGGCCGGTGCGCGGGCGGAACTCGAGAAGCTGTTCCGTCGCGAGATGGATGCAGCGGGCGTTTCGGCGACGCAGATCGCCGTCTGGTCGACCCCGCGCCGCCTGGCGCTGATCGCGCGCGGTCTTCCCGAAGCGACCGACGCGGTCAGCGAGGAGCTGAAGGGGCCGCCAGTCGGCGCGCCGGATCAGGCGATCGAGGGCTTCTGCCGCAAGGCGGGCGTCGAGCGGTCCGCGTTGGAAGAGCGCGACGTGAAGGGCCGTGCGACCTGGTTCGCCGTCAAGGATATTCCCGGCCGCGCCACGCGCGATCTGCTAGCCGCCGCGATCCCCGCGATCATCCGCGATTTCAGCTGGCCTAGGTCGATGCGCTGGGGCGTGGCCTCTGTGAGCACCGAATCCTTGCGCTGGGTCCGCCCCCTTTCCGGCATCGTCGCGCTGCTGGGCGACGAGGTGATCGAATGCGAGGTGCACGGCGTTACCAGCGGCGCGGTGACGCTGGGCCACCGCTTCCATCATTCCGGCGACATCACAATCGGCAATGCCGGTGATTACGCGATGAAACTGCGCGCGGCTCATGTGATCGTCGATCACGAGGAGCGCGCCGAACTCATCCGCAAGGGCGCGCATCAGGTGGCGGAGGAAGCCGGTCTCGCGCTGGTCGAGGACGAGGGGCTGGTCGTCGAGAATGCCGGCCTCACCGAATGGCCGATCCCGCTGCTCGGCCGGTTCGAGGAGAGTTTCCTCGAAGTGCCGCCGGAGGTCATTCAACTGACCGCCCGCGTGAACCAGAAATATTTCGTGTGCGAGGGTGCGGGAGGCAAACTCGCAAACGCCTTCATCTGCACCGCCAATATCGAGGCGGCGGATGGCGGCGCGGCGATCGTCGACGGCAACCGCAAGGTCCTCGCCGCGCGGCTGTCGGACGCGCGCTTCTTCTGGGACGTCGACCGCAAGAAGACCCTCGCGCAGCACGCCGAGGGGCTGGCGCGGATCACCTTCCACGAAAAGCTCGGCACCGTCGCCGACAAGGTGGAGCGCGTGGCGAAGCTCGCCCGCTGGCTGGTCGAGGAAGGCATCGTGAAGCCCTCTCCCCTTCAGGGGAGAGGGTTGGGAGAGGGGGCCGACACCGCGATTTCCGCCTCCGATGTTCCCCTCTCCCCTGAAGGGGAGAGGGAGTGGCTCGCCGAGCTCGCCGAACAGGCCGCCCGCCTCGCCAAGGCCGATCTCGTCACCGAAATGGTCGGCGAGTTTCCCGAGCTGCAGGGCCTGATGGGCGGCTACTACGCCCGCGCCGAGGGTCTGCCGGACGAAGTCGCCGACGCGATCCGCGATCACTACAAGCCGGTCGGACAAGGCGATGATGTTCCGACCGCTCCGGTGACAGTGGCGGTAAGCTTGGCGGACAAGCTAGATACACTAATTTCGTTTTTTGCGATTGGCGAGAAACCAACGGGTTCGAAAGATCCATTCGCGTTGCGCCGCGCCGCGATCGGCGTTTTGCTTATGGTGGCAAGCACTGGATTTCGCATTCCGCTATATTCAGTCGTCGATAGAACAAACCCGACTGCTTCGAGCGACGAACGCAACCCGATGTATAATGGGTTTGTCGCATTCCTTGCCGACCGCCTCAAGGTCCAACAGCGCGAGGCAGGCGTCCGCCACGACCTGATCGACGCGGTGTTTGCTCTCGGGGGCGAGGACGATCTCGTCCGCCTTCTCGCCCGCGTGAAGGCGCTGCAAACCTTCGTCGCGACCGAGGACGGCGCCAATCTGCTCGCCGGTTACAAACGCGCCGCCAATATCCTCAAGAAGGAAGACTGGCACGGCATCGAGGGCGAGATACCGCAGACCGGCGAGGAGGACCCGCTGGTCATGGTCGATGATCCCGAGTTGCGCGCGGTGGTCGATGCCAAGATGGCGGAGCGCGGCGCGAAACCGCTTTCCTACACGCCCGAACCTGCGGAAAAGGACCTGATCGACGCGCTCGATGCGAGTGAGCCCAAGGCCGAGGCGGCCATCGCGGCGGAGGATTTCGCTTCCGCCATGTCGGCGCTCGCCTCGCTGCGTGCGCCGATCGATGCGTTCTTTGACAATGTGACCGTGAACGATCCCGATCCCGCCAGACGGCAGGCGCGCCTCGCTTTGCTTGCGCGCTTCCGCGACGCGGTCCACGAGGTCGCCGATTTTTCCCGGATCGAGGGCTGA
- a CDS encoding methyltransferase, with amino-acid sequence MRRTRCDPADWFVEAMVEDVRERIGFMRLEPGSALVEGIGAERIVPDLPDGCETTVAMLAGKTELVPSAYDLVISLGQLDTINDLPGQLLRLRFALAPGGILLAVIPGAGSLPRLRHVMIAADSDRAFPRIHPQIDNRAATMLLERAGFARQVVDGFGLTVRYGSLDRLVGDLREQGLGSTLAQPGPPLGKQALARARAAFSSMADEDGKVSEHFELLALTAWNA; translated from the coding sequence TTGCGCCGGACCCGGTGCGATCCGGCGGACTGGTTCGTCGAGGCGATGGTCGAGGACGTTCGCGAGCGGATCGGCTTCATGCGGCTCGAGCCCGGCAGCGCGCTGGTCGAAGGCATCGGCGCCGAACGGATCGTGCCCGACTTGCCGGACGGGTGCGAGACCACCGTGGCAATGCTTGCCGGCAAGACCGAGCTTGTGCCCTCCGCCTACGACCTCGTCATTTCGCTCGGCCAGCTGGACACGATCAACGACCTGCCCGGACAATTGCTGCGCCTGCGGTTCGCGCTCGCGCCGGGCGGGATCCTGCTCGCCGTGATCCCGGGCGCCGGCAGCCTGCCTCGCTTGCGCCACGTCATGATCGCCGCAGATAGCGACCGCGCCTTTCCGCGCATCCACCCGCAGATCGACAACCGCGCCGCAACCATGCTGCTCGAACGTGCCGGTTTCGCACGGCAGGTGGTCGACGGCTTCGGCCTCACCGTGCGCTACGGGTCGCTGGACCGACTGGTCGGCGATCTGCGCGAACAGGGCCTCGGCAGCACGCTCGCCCAGCCCGGTCCGCCGCTCGGGAAGCAAGCCCTCGCCCGCGCCCGAGCCGCTTTCTCGAGCATGGCGGACGAGGACGGGAAGGTTTCCGAGCATTTCGAGCTTCTCGCCCTGACCGCTTGGAATGCCTAG
- the ppdK gene encoding pyruvate, phosphate dikinase, whose protein sequence is MNKTVFHFGGDAPHDDPRQKDKTVTGGKGRNLAEMASISLPVPPGFTIATEECLRFLKEGGDFGDGLRSAVDEALRHVERTVGKRFGDAADPLLVSVRSGAAISMPGMMDTVLNLGLNDETVQGLAAASGDERFAWDSYRRFIQMYADVVLDLDHGLFEEALEIAKEDAGYYNDTEMSADDWKTLVAEFQRIAEQELGRPFPQDPSEQLWGAIRAVFESWDTERAKVYRRLNDIPHDMGTAVNVQAMVFGNMGDTSATGVAFTRDPSTGERAYYGEWLVNAQGEDVVAGIRTPQYLTSARREEAGADKPSMEEAMPEAFAELARVFDLLERHYTDMQDIEFTVQQGKLWLLQTRNGKRTAKAALKMAVDMVGEGLIDEKTAILRVDPMALDQLLHPTLDPQAPRDVMTKGLPASPGAASGKIVLDADTAEKWAHRGEKVILVRVETSPEDIHGMHAAAGILTARGGMTSHAAVVARGIGRPCVSGASQISIARAGAGEDRTLTIGDRGLREGDTITIDGATGEVMAGEVATIEPELAGDFATLMEWADRHRRMKVRTNAETEEDCKAARRFGAEGIGLARTEHMFFDASRISAVREMILAESEAGRRAALDKLLPEQRGDFESIFRAMAGLPCTIRLLDPPLHEFLPHSDAEFEDLAESTGIAVEKLRRRAAELHEFNPMLGHRGCRLGITYPEIYEMQARAIFEAACNVAADGEAPVPEIMIPLIATRRELEILRALVERVAGEVFAETGRTLDYLVGTMIELPRAALMAGEIAEEADFFSFGTNDLTQTTLGVSRDDAGRFLTPYVDCGIFARDPFVSLDIEGVGQLVELAVERGRGTRDGIKLGICGEHGGDPASIGFCEKVGLDYVSASPYRVPIARLAAAQASLR, encoded by the coding sequence ATGAACAAGACCGTCTTCCACTTCGGCGGCGACGCGCCGCACGACGATCCCCGGCAGAAGGACAAGACCGTCACCGGCGGCAAGGGCAGGAACCTCGCCGAAATGGCGAGTATCAGCCTGCCCGTTCCGCCGGGCTTCACTATCGCGACCGAGGAGTGCCTGCGCTTCCTCAAGGAAGGCGGCGACTTCGGCGATGGGCTGCGCTCCGCGGTGGACGAGGCGTTGCGCCATGTCGAGCGCACGGTCGGCAAGCGCTTCGGCGATGCGGCCGACCCGCTGCTCGTCTCGGTTCGCTCGGGCGCGGCGATCTCCATGCCGGGCATGATGGACACCGTCCTCAATCTCGGCCTCAACGACGAGACGGTCCAGGGCCTTGCCGCCGCCAGCGGCGACGAACGCTTCGCCTGGGACAGCTATCGCCGCTTCATCCAGATGTACGCCGATGTCGTCCTCGACCTCGATCACGGCCTGTTCGAGGAAGCGCTCGAAATCGCCAAGGAGGATGCGGGCTACTACAACGACACCGAGATGAGCGCGGATGACTGGAAGACGCTCGTCGCCGAGTTCCAGCGCATCGCCGAACAGGAGCTCGGCCGCCCGTTCCCACAGGACCCTTCCGAACAGCTCTGGGGCGCGATCCGCGCCGTGTTCGAAAGCTGGGATACGGAGCGGGCCAAGGTCTATCGCCGGCTCAACGATATCCCCCACGACATGGGCACCGCCGTCAACGTGCAGGCGATGGTCTTCGGCAATATGGGCGATACCAGCGCCACCGGAGTCGCCTTCACCCGCGACCCCTCGACCGGCGAGCGCGCCTATTACGGCGAATGGCTCGTCAACGCCCAGGGTGAGGACGTGGTCGCCGGCATCCGCACGCCGCAATACCTGACCAGCGCACGACGTGAGGAGGCGGGCGCCGACAAGCCGAGCATGGAAGAGGCGATGCCCGAGGCCTTCGCCGAGCTCGCCCGCGTCTTCGACCTGCTGGAACGGCACTACACCGACATGCAGGACATCGAGTTCACGGTGCAGCAGGGCAAGCTCTGGCTGCTTCAGACCCGCAACGGCAAGCGTACGGCCAAGGCGGCGCTCAAGATGGCGGTCGACATGGTGGGCGAAGGTCTGATCGACGAGAAGACCGCGATCCTGCGCGTCGATCCGATGGCGCTGGACCAGCTGCTTCACCCCACGCTCGACCCGCAGGCGCCGCGCGACGTGATGACCAAGGGGCTGCCGGCATCGCCGGGTGCGGCATCGGGCAAGATCGTGCTCGATGCCGATACGGCGGAGAAGTGGGCGCATCGCGGCGAGAAGGTGATCCTCGTCCGGGTCGAGACGAGCCCCGAGGACATCCACGGAATGCACGCCGCGGCCGGCATCCTGACCGCGCGCGGTGGCATGACCAGCCACGCCGCCGTGGTCGCGCGCGGCATCGGACGCCCCTGCGTCTCCGGCGCCTCGCAGATCAGCATCGCACGGGCGGGTGCGGGCGAGGACCGGACGCTCACCATCGGCGACCGCGGTCTAAGGGAAGGCGATACGATCACCATCGACGGTGCGACCGGCGAGGTGATGGCGGGCGAGGTGGCGACGATCGAACCCGAGCTCGCGGGCGATTTCGCCACGCTGATGGAATGGGCGGACCGCCATCGCCGCATGAAAGTCCGCACCAATGCCGAGACCGAGGAGGACTGCAAGGCCGCCCGCCGCTTCGGCGCCGAGGGCATTGGCCTTGCCCGGACCGAGCACATGTTCTTCGATGCCAGCCGGATCAGCGCCGTGCGTGAGATGATCCTTGCCGAAAGCGAGGCGGGCCGCCGCGCCGCGCTTGACAAGCTGCTGCCCGAACAGCGCGGCGATTTCGAAAGCATCTTTCGAGCGATGGCCGGGCTGCCCTGCACGATCCGCCTGCTCGACCCGCCGTTGCATGAGTTCCTGCCGCATTCGGACGCCGAGTTCGAGGATCTTGCGGAGAGCACCGGTATCGCCGTCGAGAAACTGCGCCGTCGCGCGGCCGAGCTTCATGAGTTCAATCCGATGCTCGGCCATCGCGGCTGCCGCCTCGGCATCACCTATCCCGAAATCTACGAGATGCAGGCGCGCGCGATCTTCGAGGCGGCCTGCAATGTCGCCGCCGATGGCGAGGCGCCGGTGCCCGAGATCATGATCCCGCTCATCGCCACAAGGCGGGAGCTGGAGATCCTGCGCGCGCTGGTGGAGCGGGTCGCGGGAGAGGTGTTCGCGGAGACCGGGCGTACGCTCGATTACCTCGTTGGTACCATGATCGAACTGCCCCGCGCCGCGCTGATGGCTGGCGAAATTGCCGAGGAAGCCGATTTCTTCAGCTTCGGCACCAACGACCTTACCCAGACGACTCTCGGCGTCAGCCGCGACGATGCCGGGCGGTTCCTCACACCCTATGTGGACTGCGGCATCTTCGCTCGCGATCCCTTCGTCAGCCTCGACATCGAGGGCGTTGGCCAGCTGGTCGAACTCGCGGTCGAGCGGGGGCGGGGAACGCGCGATGGCATCAAGCTCGGCATTTGCGGCGAACATGGCGGCGATCCGGCGAGCATCGGCTTCTGCGAAAAGGTCGGGCTCGATTACGTCAGCGCCTCGCCCTATCGCGTGCCCATCGCCCGGCTCGCGGCCGCGCAGGCGAGTTTGCGCTAG
- the hisI gene encoding phosphoribosyl-AMP cyclohydrolase translates to MWSRCNKEFPQVADDEREQGRTFLPKFDANGLLTAVVVDHETKDVLMVAFMDREALNATLRTGEAHFHSRSRGRLWKKGETSGNVLRVKEIGVDCDQDAIVLRAVPAGPSCHTGARSCFYRRIESGELVSAES, encoded by the coding sequence ATGTGGTCAAGATGCAACAAGGAGTTCCCGCAAGTGGCGGATGACGAAAGAGAACAGGGGCGCACGTTTCTTCCGAAATTCGATGCGAACGGCCTGCTGACTGCTGTGGTGGTCGATCACGAAACCAAGGACGTCCTGATGGTAGCCTTCATGGATCGCGAGGCTCTGAACGCGACATTGCGGACGGGAGAGGCGCATTTCCACTCCCGGTCGCGCGGGCGATTGTGGAAGAAGGGCGAGACTTCGGGCAATGTGCTCCGCGTGAAGGAAATCGGCGTCGATTGCGATCAAGACGCGATCGTTCTGCGCGCCGTTCCCGCCGGTCCCAGCTGCCATACAGGGGCGCGGTCCTGTTTCTACAGGCGGATCGAGAGCGGAGAACTCGTAAGCGCCGAAAGTTGA
- a CDS encoding ComF family protein, which produces MLTPLRKVLGETLLPIVDAVYPPRCPACSCSIGTQSGLCPDCWGSLVVPAEPGCVRCQRPMGTDAIGGEIVCAPCFQTPPRHDGIAAATLYGDTSRKLVLAYKHGRKLALAPLLARMIAARLPEFTEPPLLVPVPLHRLRLWKRGFNQAALLARELERLGRGELLVDGLVRRKATPSLGGMGAKARQRALAGAIAARPGARERLNGRDVVLVDDVLTSGATSDACVAVLKRAGAERVVLACFARVLDEAAAPAGGRYKPVPKTETPGAEKAPGAT; this is translated from the coding sequence ATGTTGACGCCCTTGCGAAAGGTCCTCGGCGAGACACTGCTGCCGATCGTCGACGCCGTCTATCCGCCGCGCTGCCCCGCCTGCAGCTGCTCGATCGGCACGCAGTCGGGACTGTGCCCTGATTGCTGGGGCTCGCTGGTCGTCCCGGCGGAACCCGGCTGCGTCCGATGCCAGAGACCGATGGGAACGGATGCGATCGGCGGAGAGATCGTCTGTGCGCCCTGCTTTCAGACGCCGCCCCGCCATGATGGCATCGCTGCGGCCACGCTTTACGGTGACACGTCGCGCAAACTGGTGCTGGCCTACAAGCACGGTCGCAAGCTTGCGCTCGCTCCCCTGCTGGCACGGATGATCGCAGCGCGCCTGCCCGAATTCACCGAACCGCCGCTGCTCGTGCCGGTGCCGCTGCATCGCCTCCGGCTCTGGAAAAGAGGTTTCAACCAGGCGGCTTTGCTCGCCCGCGAACTCGAACGTCTCGGCCGAGGCGAACTGCTGGTCGATGGGCTCGTGCGCAGGAAGGCGACCCCATCGCTCGGAGGAATGGGCGCGAAGGCGCGGCAGCGCGCGTTGGCCGGAGCCATCGCTGCGCGTCCCGGAGCACGGGAGCGGCTGAATGGCCGCGACGTGGTGCTGGTGGACGATGTGTTGACCAGCGGCGCCACCAGCGATGCGTGCGTGGCCGTGCTGAAGCGGGCAGGGGCGGAGCGCGTGGTGCTCGCCTGCTTTGCTCGCGTGCTGGACGAAGCAGCGGCGCCGGCAGGAGGACGATATAAACCTGTTCCGAAAACCGAAACGCCCGGAGCCGAAAAGGCCCCGGGCGCCACGTGA
- a CDS encoding MerR family transcriptional regulator: MAIRRGNSGALLERPDELAREQFTISDLTGEFDCTARALRFYEDEGLISPRRVGLTRIYSKRDRARLAWIMRAKNVGFSLGEIREMIDLYDLDDGRVEQRRVTMEKCREHIAKLKSQRDDIDSSIAELTEFVEHVEALDLPK; the protein is encoded by the coding sequence ATGGCCATTCGTCGCGGCAATTCGGGCGCCTTGCTCGAGCGACCGGACGAGCTGGCGCGCGAACAGTTCACGATCTCCGACCTCACCGGCGAGTTCGATTGCACCGCGCGCGCGCTCCGCTTCTACGAGGACGAGGGCCTGATCTCGCCGCGCCGGGTCGGTCTGACGCGGATCTATTCCAAGCGCGACCGGGCCCGCCTTGCCTGGATCATGCGCGCCAAGAACGTCGGCTTCTCGCTCGGCGAAATCCGCGAGATGATCGATCTCTACGATCTCGACGACGGACGGGTCGAACAGCGCCGCGTCACGATGGAGAAATGTCGCGAACATATCGCCAAGCTGAAGAGCCAGCGGGACGATATCGACAGTTCGATCGCCGAACTCACCGAATTCGTCGAGCACGTCGAAGCGCTCGACCTTCCCAAGTAA